A single genomic interval of Gemmatimonadales bacterium harbors:
- a CDS encoding S4 domain-containing protein has protein sequence MTEREAPGTVRLDKWLWAARFYKTRALAVEAIDGGKVDLNGQGAKRSKAVRVGDRVQFRQPPYEWDVEVRGLSERRGPASVAITLYEETPASRSARETMALRLKAMPPPLFLEKGKPNKKQRREIERFKRRD, from the coding sequence ATGACGGAACGCGAGGCGCCGGGGACCGTCCGGCTCGACAAGTGGTTGTGGGCGGCGAGGTTCTACAAGACCCGCGCGCTGGCGGTCGAGGCCATCGACGGCGGCAAGGTGGACCTCAACGGCCAGGGCGCCAAGCGCTCCAAGGCGGTGCGGGTGGGCGACCGGGTCCAGTTCCGGCAGCCCCCCTATGAATGGGATGTGGAAGTGCGGGGGCTGAGCGAGCGGCGGGGGCCGGCCAGCGTGGCCATCACCTTATATGAAGAGACCCCGGCGAGTCGCTCGGCGCGGGAAACGATGGCGCTCCGGCTCAAGGCGATGCCACCGCCGCTCTTCCTGGAGAAGGGGAAGCCGAACAAGAAGCAGCGGCGGGAGATCGAGCGGTTCAAACGGAGGGATTAG
- a CDS encoding DUF4824 family protein, with protein MTNRGLLAAAATLVVATAAILGGAMRNRAGNPDAVVRLGERELQSWGNQSEGAEEFLNLRLSWQMAPGPDGKTWFDRARLEALGVHNLPAPDDTTHTYGWMRPTRPGYVVLELAGPALDRWQAAQQAAADSTEATRTAAMAGLPEDAKPMLMGSTSTTRLMAVDFGLDPLVLRDRYPERSQYLILPATYRADITPAVRDSAGNVTAPARVDGSIDRLLPGTVHVPRPLRDSLLALGVTKKDSTVHFEITLKVGKKWEAWVE; from the coding sequence ATGACAAACCGTGGCCTCCTCGCCGCCGCGGCCACGCTCGTGGTGGCCACGGCGGCCATCCTCGGTGGCGCGATGCGGAACCGTGCCGGCAACCCGGACGCTGTTGTCCGCCTGGGTGAGCGTGAGCTGCAGAGTTGGGGAAATCAGTCGGAGGGTGCCGAGGAATTCCTGAACCTTCGCCTGTCGTGGCAGATGGCGCCGGGGCCGGATGGGAAGACCTGGTTTGACCGGGCGCGGCTCGAGGCGCTGGGTGTCCACAACCTCCCGGCGCCCGACGACACCACGCACACCTACGGCTGGATGCGGCCCACCCGGCCAGGCTATGTGGTCCTCGAACTCGCGGGGCCGGCGTTGGATCGGTGGCAGGCAGCGCAGCAGGCGGCGGCCGACTCCACCGAGGCAACGCGTACAGCGGCAATGGCGGGGCTGCCTGAGGATGCCAAGCCGATGCTGATGGGGTCGACCTCCACGACGCGCCTCATGGCGGTGGACTTCGGCCTCGATCCGCTCGTGCTGCGCGATCGCTATCCCGAGCGCAGCCAGTACCTCATCCTGCCGGCCACCTATCGCGCCGACATCACACCGGCGGTCCGGGACTCGGCGGGCAACGTCACCGCCCCCGCGCGGGTCGATGGGAGCATTGATCGTCTACTTCCCGGCACCGTGCACGTGCCGCGGCCGCTGCGGGACTCGCTGCTGGCGCTCGGCGTGACGAAGAAAGACTCGACGGTGCACTTCGAGATCACGCTGAAGGTGGGGAAGAAGTGGGAAGCCTGGGTCGAATAG
- a CDS encoding DUF2157 domain-containing protein produces MTGRMDAQARVDRIRAFQEELAELESELGSVLDDAGRQRIARHHEQLLAELARQYDVSTTTSGRQLALGLRFASFLGALALCIAVVLFVERFWGGLTTGVQVALLTLATAAALALTAFAARREKTLYFAGLAALVAFAAFVTDVATLLQVYNVALSPWEFLVWAVFAAALTYGYGLRLLLVAALVTGTIWMAGVLATLGGLYWTSAFIRSELFLPAAALAAALGLIRHRPLTEGFGWVYRVFGLVVLFYIVTGLAASGRGSVLPLSAEGAAVFYQLVGFLAAGLAIWGGIRKGWNEVTNIGVVAFTALIFVKAVDWWWDWMPNWLFFLVLGGIAVVVMLLLKRLKTRIGEAP; encoded by the coding sequence ATGACCGGACGAATGGATGCCCAGGCGCGGGTCGACCGGATCCGCGCCTTTCAGGAGGAACTCGCCGAGCTCGAGTCCGAGCTGGGCAGCGTCCTCGACGACGCCGGGCGGCAGCGTATCGCTCGCCACCACGAACAACTCCTCGCTGAACTCGCCCGTCAGTACGACGTATCCACTACCACCTCCGGCCGCCAGCTCGCCCTCGGCCTCCGCTTCGCCTCCTTCCTCGGCGCCCTTGCCCTCTGCATCGCGGTGGTGCTCTTCGTGGAGCGCTTCTGGGGCGGACTGACCACCGGCGTGCAGGTTGCGCTCCTCACCCTCGCCACCGCGGCGGCGCTCGCGCTCACCGCCTTCGCCGCCCGGCGCGAGAAGACGCTGTACTTTGCCGGGCTCGCCGCGCTGGTGGCGTTCGCCGCCTTCGTGACCGACGTCGCGACGCTGCTCCAGGTCTACAATGTCGCGCTGTCACCGTGGGAGTTCCTGGTCTGGGCCGTCTTCGCAGCCGCGCTGACCTACGGGTATGGCCTGCGGCTGTTGCTCGTGGCCGCCCTCGTGACGGGGACCATCTGGATGGCTGGGGTGCTCGCCACCCTCGGCGGGCTCTACTGGACCAGCGCGTTCATCCGCTCCGAACTGTTCCTGCCGGCGGCGGCCCTCGCGGCCGCGCTGGGGCTGATCCGGCATCGACCGCTGACCGAGGGCTTCGGCTGGGTCTATCGGGTCTTCGGCCTCGTCGTCCTGTTCTACATCGTCACCGGCCTGGCGGCGAGCGGTCGGGGCAGCGTCCTCCCCCTCTCCGCCGAAGGGGCCGCCGTCTTCTACCAGCTCGTCGGGTTCCTGGCGGCGGGCCTGGCCATCTGGGGCGGCATCCGGAAGGGATGGAATGAGGTCACGAATATCGGCGTCGTCGCGTTCACGGCACTCATCTTCGTCAAGGCCGTGGACTGGTGGTGGGACTGGATGCCGAACTGGCTCTTCTTCCTGGTCCTCGGCGGCATCGCCGTCGTGGTGATGCTCCTGCTCAAGCGGCTCAAGACGCGGATAGGGGAGGCTCCATGA
- the thiC gene encoding phosphomethylpyrimidine synthase ThiC, which produces MTATSFSDAFPNSRKVTLEGSRGIHVPVREILLSDGEPPLRVYDTSGPQGFDVRQGLPTPRLPWIMERDVERLPRATVVTPAQAGVQNDLIPAGLQRPVYRGRGPVTQLHYARRGDVTPEMEFVALREGMSPEFVRSEVARGRAIIPANINHPEIEPMIIGRGFAVKINANIGNSAVKSVIEDEVEKLRWATLWGADTVMDLSTGANIHETRQWILRNSAVPIGTVPIYQALEKVGGVAEDLTWEAYRDTLIEQAEQGVDYFTVHAGVLLRFVPMTAKRMTGIVSRGGSIMAKWCLSHHKENFLYTHFEEICEIMAAYDVSFSLGDGLRPGSIKDANDEAQFAELKVQGELNKIAWKHDVQVMNEGPGHVPMHLIKENMDKQLEWCGEAPFYTLGPLTTDIAPGYDHITSAIGAAMIGWYGTAMLCYVTPKEHLGLPDRDDVKAGVIAYKIAAHAADLAKGHPNAQAWDDALSKARFDFRWEDQFNLALDPVTARAFHDETLPADGAKVAHFCSMCGPKFCSMKITQDVREYAAALEEKSVEFRRRGGEIYVKQGQEA; this is translated from the coding sequence ATGACTGCCACCTCTTTTTCAGACGCCTTTCCCAACTCCCGCAAGGTCACCCTCGAGGGGAGCCGCGGCATTCACGTGCCGGTCCGGGAGATCCTCCTCTCCGATGGCGAGCCTCCGCTTCGGGTCTATGACACCAGCGGCCCGCAGGGCTTCGACGTCCGCCAGGGCCTTCCGACCCCGCGCCTCCCCTGGATCATGGAGCGCGATGTAGAGCGACTGCCCCGCGCGACGGTCGTCACTCCGGCGCAAGCCGGGGTCCAGAATGACCTGATCCCTGCCGGACTCCAGCGCCCGGTGTACCGGGGTCGGGGTCCTGTGACTCAATTGCACTACGCCCGCCGCGGCGACGTCACGCCTGAAATGGAGTTCGTCGCCCTCCGCGAGGGCATGAGCCCCGAGTTCGTCCGCAGCGAGGTCGCCCGCGGGCGCGCCATCATCCCGGCCAACATCAACCACCCCGAAATCGAGCCGATGATCATCGGCCGCGGCTTCGCGGTGAAGATCAACGCCAACATCGGCAACTCCGCCGTCAAGAGCGTCATCGAGGACGAGGTCGAGAAGCTCCGCTGGGCCACCCTCTGGGGCGCCGACACGGTCATGGACCTCTCCACCGGGGCCAATATCCACGAGACCCGGCAGTGGATCCTCCGGAACAGCGCCGTGCCGATCGGCACCGTGCCGATCTACCAGGCGCTGGAAAAGGTCGGTGGCGTCGCCGAGGACCTGACCTGGGAGGCGTACCGCGACACTCTGATCGAGCAGGCGGAGCAGGGGGTGGACTACTTCACCGTCCACGCCGGCGTGCTGCTCCGTTTCGTGCCGATGACTGCCAAGCGAATGACGGGCATCGTCAGCCGCGGCGGGTCGATCATGGCCAAGTGGTGCCTCTCGCATCACAAGGAGAACTTCCTCTACACGCATTTCGAGGAAATCTGCGAGATCATGGCGGCGTACGACGTCTCCTTCTCGCTGGGTGACGGGCTCCGTCCCGGCTCCATCAAGGACGCCAACGACGAGGCGCAGTTCGCCGAACTCAAGGTGCAGGGGGAGCTGAACAAGATCGCGTGGAAGCACGACGTGCAGGTGATGAACGAGGGCCCCGGTCACGTGCCGATGCACCTCATCAAGGAGAACATGGACAAGCAGCTCGAGTGGTGCGGCGAGGCGCCGTTCTACACCCTCGGGCCGCTCACCACCGACATCGCGCCGGGGTACGACCATATCACGAGCGCCATCGGCGCCGCGATGATCGGCTGGTACGGCACCGCCATGCTCTGCTACGTGACGCCGAAGGAGCACCTCGGCCTCCCCGACCGCGATGACGTCAAGGCGGGCGTCATCGCCTACAAGATCGCCGCGCACGCCGCCGACCTGGCCAAGGGGCACCCGAACGCGCAGGCATGGGACGACGCGCTCAGCAAGGCGCGCTTCGACTTCCGCTGGGAGGACCAGTTCAACCTGGCCCTCGATCCCGTCACCGCGCGCGCCTTCCACGACGAGACCCTGCCCGCCGACGGCGCCAAGGTGGCCCACTTCTGCTCGATGTGCGGGCCGAAGTTCTGCTCGATGAAGATCACGCAGGATGTGCGGGAGTACGCCGCCGCGCTGGAGGAGAAGTCGGTGGAGTTCCGGCGCCGCGGCGGCGAGATCTATGTGAAACAGGGCCAGGAGGCGTAA
- a CDS encoding benzoate-CoA ligase family protein gives MTFAPPERFNIADHLLDARIREGRGSRVALVTDQRTWSYRDVQDLANRYGNLLREAGVMPEQRVIIALPDGPEFVAALFGILKIGAVVVMVNPDLKPDAITYFYQYTRARVAFVHQGNRDAFEAARAGAPLLAELMVAGSETLDRRLEAQSLELDTFPSHRDDACIWLFSGGTTGQPKAVQQSHWSFAHTTACYGQGVLGLTEDDVTISVPKLFFGYAMGTNLFFPFSVGARSVLFPDKPTPELLFEEIRKHRPTVLVNVPTMVNHMVTHPAAAEADLSSLRLVTSAGEALPAELYTRWQELFGVELLDGLGTAEMWHIFISARPGAVRPGTMGTVVEGFEVRVTDDDGNPLPDGEVGWLRVRGNARAIGYWQQMEKTAQAFQGEWYVSGDMIRRDADGYFTYCGRGDDMLKVGGRWLAPQEVENCLLQHPAVKEAAVVGVVDGQGLTKPHAFVIANTQSPGLDEELKAFVRERLEAYKAPREIVFLADFPRTHLGKVDRGRLRSR, from the coding sequence GTGACGTTTGCACCGCCGGAGCGCTTCAATATCGCCGATCACCTGCTCGATGCGCGCATCCGCGAGGGGCGGGGGTCGCGCGTGGCGCTGGTGACCGATCAGCGGACCTGGAGCTATCGGGACGTGCAGGACCTGGCCAACCGCTACGGCAACCTGCTCAGGGAGGCGGGAGTGATGCCGGAGCAGCGGGTCATCATCGCCCTGCCCGACGGGCCGGAGTTCGTGGCGGCGCTGTTCGGCATCTTGAAGATCGGGGCAGTGGTGGTGATGGTCAACCCGGACCTCAAGCCCGACGCCATCACCTATTTCTATCAGTACACCCGCGCCCGCGTCGCCTTCGTCCACCAGGGCAACCGCGACGCCTTCGAGGCGGCCCGCGCCGGGGCGCCGCTCCTGGCCGAGTTGATGGTGGCCGGAAGCGAAACCCTCGACCGCCGCCTCGAGGCCCAGTCGCTGGAGCTGGACACCTTCCCCAGTCATCGCGACGACGCCTGCATCTGGCTCTTCTCCGGCGGCACCACCGGCCAGCCGAAGGCGGTGCAGCAGAGCCACTGGAGCTTCGCGCACACCACCGCCTGCTACGGCCAGGGGGTGCTGGGTCTCACCGAGGACGACGTCACCATCTCGGTCCCGAAGCTCTTCTTCGGCTACGCCATGGGCACCAACCTCTTCTTTCCATTCTCTGTCGGTGCCCGGAGCGTCCTCTTTCCCGACAAGCCGACCCCCGAACTGCTCTTCGAGGAGATCCGGAAGCACCGGCCCACCGTGCTGGTCAACGTCCCCACCATGGTCAACCACATGGTGACGCACCCCGCCGCCGCCGAGGCCGATCTCTCCTCGCTCCGCCTCGTCACGTCGGCGGGGGAGGCGCTGCCGGCCGAGCTGTACACCCGGTGGCAGGAGCTGTTCGGGGTGGAACTGCTCGACGGGCTGGGGACGGCGGAGATGTGGCACATCTTCATCTCCGCGCGGCCCGGCGCGGTGCGGCCCGGGACGATGGGGACGGTGGTCGAGGGGTTCGAGGTGCGGGTCACGGACGACGACGGGAATCCCCTGCCTGACGGCGAGGTCGGGTGGCTCCGGGTGCGTGGGAACGCACGCGCCATCGGCTACTGGCAGCAGATGGAGAAGACGGCGCAGGCGTTCCAGGGGGAGTGGTACGTGTCGGGTGACATGATCCGCCGCGACGCCGACGGGTACTTCACCTACTGCGGCCGCGGCGACGACATGCTCAAGGTGGGCGGCCGTTGGCTGGCGCCGCAGGAGGTGGAGAACTGTCTCCTCCAGCACCCGGCGGTGAAGGAGGCCGCGGTGGTGGGCGTGGTGGACGGGCAGGGACTCACCAAGCCGCACGCCTTCGTGATCGCGAACACCCAGTCGCCTGGCCTCGACGAGGAGTTGAAGGCGTTCGTCCGGGAGCGGCTGGAGGCCTACAAGGCGCCGCGCGAGATCGTGTTCCTGGCGGATTTCCCGCGGACGCACCTCGGCAAGGTGGACCGGGGTCGGCTGCGGAGCAGGTGA
- a CDS encoding creatininase family protein, translated as MTVCWLATATYEEVAALDRSHAVAIVPLGATEAHGPHLPLSTDVIIVEAMARAGAQRLADRGVTAVVLPTVALTPAPFAAAFPGTIGVRPATLVALLEDVADTLAAQGFTRMALISAHLDPEHLGAVTEAIETIRADGMRVAFPNLARRPWSGRLGEEFQTGACHAGRFETSIVMAERPELVRDVRTTLPPNPNSLSVAIRAGQHTFAEAGGPRAYFGWPADATADEGRALVDTLGAILEEAALPLLHDD; from the coding sequence ATGACGGTGTGCTGGCTCGCCACTGCAACATATGAAGAAGTCGCGGCGCTTGACCGCTCCCACGCGGTGGCCATCGTGCCGCTCGGCGCCACCGAGGCCCACGGCCCCCACCTGCCGCTCTCGACCGACGTGATCATCGTCGAGGCGATGGCCCGGGCCGGTGCACAGCGCCTGGCCGATCGGGGCGTGACGGCGGTGGTGCTCCCCACGGTGGCCCTGACGCCCGCCCCGTTTGCGGCGGCCTTTCCCGGCACCATCGGCGTGCGGCCGGCGACGCTGGTGGCGCTGCTGGAAGATGTCGCCGACACCCTCGCCGCCCAAGGGTTCACCCGGATGGCGCTGATCAGCGCCCACCTCGATCCCGAGCATCTCGGCGCCGTCACCGAGGCCATCGAGACGATTCGGGCCGACGGGATGCGGGTCGCCTTTCCGAACCTGGCGCGCCGGCCCTGGTCCGGGCGGCTGGGCGAGGAGTTCCAGACCGGCGCCTGCCACGCGGGGCGGTTCGAAACGTCGATCGTGATGGCCGAGCGGCCGGAGCTGGTGCGGGACGTCCGCACCACGCTCCCGCCGAACCCGAACTCGCTTTCGGTGGCCATCCGCGCCGGGCAACACACCTTTGCGGAGGCTGGAGGGCCGCGCGCCTATTTCGGCTGGCCCGCCGACGCGACCGCCGACGAGGGACGAGCGCTGGTCGACACCCTGGGCGCCATCCTCGAAGAGGCCGCCCTCCCCCTGCTTCACGATGATTGA
- a CDS encoding SDR family NAD(P)-dependent oxidoreductase, producing MRLNGKTAVVTGGGQGIGAAVARALADAGASVLIAGRTLSKLERLAEELREEGRNVWGAACDVSDPAAITRLAAVAKEKLGPVDILVNNAGIAESAPIMRISLDDWEKMIRVNATGPFLCLQAFLPDMLERKWGRVVNVASVAGLEGARYIAAYVASKHALVGLTRAAAAELKGTGVTVNAVCPGYVDTPMTASTIANIVRKTGKTADEARAALLATMPGGRMVQPEEVAAVVLAQIADASGDRNGEAVIIDGREA from the coding sequence ATGCGACTCAACGGCAAGACGGCGGTGGTGACGGGCGGCGGCCAGGGGATCGGCGCGGCGGTGGCCCGCGCGCTGGCCGACGCCGGCGCCTCGGTGCTGATTGCCGGCCGCACCCTCAGCAAGCTGGAGCGCCTGGCGGAGGAGCTGCGCGAGGAGGGCCGGAACGTCTGGGGGGCGGCGTGCGACGTGAGCGACCCCGCCGCCATCACCCGGCTCGCCGCCGTGGCCAAGGAGAAGCTCGGCCCGGTGGACATATTGGTCAACAACGCCGGCATCGCCGAATCGGCGCCGATCATGCGCATCAGCCTGGACGACTGGGAGAAGATGATCCGGGTCAACGCCACCGGCCCCTTCCTCTGCCTGCAGGCGTTCCTGCCTGACATGCTGGAGCGGAAATGGGGGCGGGTGGTGAACGTGGCCAGCGTGGCGGGGCTCGAGGGCGCCCGGTACATCGCCGCCTACGTGGCGAGCAAGCATGCGCTGGTGGGGCTCACGCGGGCGGCGGCCGCGGAACTGAAGGGGACCGGCGTCACCGTCAACGCCGTCTGCCCGGGCTACGTGGACACACCGATGACCGCGAGCACGATCGCCAACATCGTGCGGAAGACGGGCAAGACCGCCGACGAGGCGCGCGCCGCCCTTCTCGCCACCATGCCGGGAGGCCGGATGGTGCAACCGGAGGAAGTGGCCGCAGTGGTGCTGGCGCAGATTGCCGACGCATCGGGCGACCGCAACGGAGAAGCCGTCATCATCGACGGCAGAGAGGCGTAG
- a CDS encoding RidA family protein → MSWEIINPRGQPKGWNDGLLAPAGGRTLFVAGQTAADGSGKVHPADFVTQFRLALANSLAVVRAAGGTPTDVGRMTVYVLDMEEYRDCRRELGAVWKELMGKHYPAMALVEVSALLDEHALLEMETTAVIPPQAGRPA, encoded by the coding sequence ATGAGCTGGGAGATCATCAATCCACGCGGCCAGCCGAAGGGGTGGAACGACGGCCTGCTGGCCCCCGCCGGCGGACGAACCCTGTTTGTGGCCGGGCAGACGGCGGCCGACGGCTCCGGCAAGGTGCATCCGGCGGACTTCGTGACCCAGTTCCGGCTGGCGCTCGCCAATTCGCTGGCGGTGGTGCGCGCCGCCGGCGGCACGCCCACCGACGTCGGGCGGATGACGGTGTACGTGCTCGACATGGAGGAGTACCGCGACTGCCGCCGCGAACTGGGCGCCGTCTGGAAGGAACTGATGGGGAAACACTACCCCGCCATGGCGCTGGTGGAGGTGTCGGCGCTGCTCGACGAGCATGCGCTCCTCGAGATGGAAACCACCGCGGTGATCCCGCCGCAGGCCGGGAGGCCGGCATGA
- a CDS encoding enoyl-CoA hydratase family protein — protein sequence MTMAPTSFLYALDASTGVATITLNRPDKLNALTFEVYRELTDTFNALGDEADVRAVIITGAGRAFCSGGDVEDIIGPLLEMDIDELRAFTRLTCDLILAIRRCPRPVVAALNGTVAGAGAVIASACDFRVANEKAKIAFLFVRVGLSGADMGAAWLLPRLVGHSMATEMLMLGEFTAPARAKEIGLYHQVVEGDVMPAALALAGKLARGPREALAATKEAIDLEAELDLESGLDHEAEAQAQLMLGPDYMEGYQAFTQKRDPKFP from the coding sequence ATGACGATGGCCCCGACGTCGTTTCTCTATGCGCTCGACGCGTCGACCGGCGTGGCGACCATCACCCTCAACCGTCCCGACAAGCTCAACGCGCTCACCTTCGAGGTGTACCGCGAGCTGACCGACACCTTCAACGCCCTCGGCGACGAAGCGGACGTCCGCGCGGTCATCATCACCGGTGCGGGCCGCGCCTTCTGCTCCGGCGGTGACGTCGAGGACATCATCGGCCCGCTGCTGGAGATGGACATCGACGAACTGCGCGCCTTTACCCGGCTCACCTGCGACCTGATCCTCGCCATCCGCCGCTGCCCGCGGCCGGTCGTCGCGGCGCTCAACGGCACCGTGGCCGGCGCGGGAGCGGTCATCGCCTCGGCGTGCGACTTCCGCGTGGCCAACGAGAAGGCGAAGATCGCCTTCCTCTTCGTGCGGGTCGGGCTTTCCGGCGCCGACATGGGGGCGGCGTGGCTGCTGCCGCGGCTGGTGGGGCACAGCATGGCCACGGAGATGCTGATGCTGGGCGAGTTCACCGCGCCGGCGCGCGCAAAGGAGATCGGCCTCTATCACCAGGTGGTGGAGGGGGACGTGATGCCCGCGGCACTCGCGCTCGCCGGGAAGCTGGCGCGGGGGCCGCGCGAGGCGCTGGCCGCCACCAAGGAGGCGATCGACCTCGAGGCGGAGCTCGACCTGGAGTCGGGGCTCGATCACGAGGCGGAGGCGCAGGCCCAGCTGATGCTGGGCCCCGACTACATGGAGGGGTACCAGGCGTTCACCCAGAAGCGGGACCCGAAGTTTCCATGA
- a CDS encoding acyl-CoA dehydrogenase family protein, which produces MRPDPEAVAAFLEPHHADVAATVGAFGQEVLAEHPDPETDAAARTRARALVPLLAEAGLGVAVEQLDLRAVALIREGLAYHSPLADEVYALQALGSLPIRLGGGEAIQAQWLPRIDGGEVMCGFAMTEPEAGSDVGSMVTTATKQGKEWVLEGRKAFISNAGIADVYTVFASTDRSKGAKGISAFVVPADARGLVFAGAQVMSAPHPLGELSFERCRIPAGNILGEPGRGLGLGLATLDRLRATVGAAACGMAARALDEAVAHVNERKQFGKALAEFQLTQDRIAQMATELHAARLLVYRAVWAKDRGAERVTLESAMAKSYATEAAQRIVDGAVQLLGGRGVLASHPVDKLYRAVRSLRIYEGTTEIQRLLIAREVLGAS; this is translated from the coding sequence ATGAGACCGGACCCCGAGGCGGTCGCCGCTTTTCTCGAGCCGCACCACGCCGACGTGGCGGCCACGGTGGGCGCCTTCGGCCAGGAGGTGCTGGCCGAGCATCCCGACCCCGAGACCGATGCGGCGGCGCGCACCCGCGCCCGCGCGCTGGTGCCGCTGCTGGCCGAGGCGGGCCTCGGCGTCGCCGTCGAACAGCTCGACCTCCGCGCGGTGGCGCTGATCCGCGAGGGGCTGGCGTACCACTCGCCGCTCGCGGACGAGGTGTACGCCCTGCAGGCGCTCGGCTCGCTGCCGATCCGGCTCGGGGGTGGCGAGGCCATCCAGGCGCAGTGGCTCCCCCGCATCGACGGCGGCGAGGTGATGTGCGGCTTCGCGATGACGGAACCGGAGGCGGGGTCGGACGTCGGGTCGATGGTGACCACCGCCACGAAGCAGGGCAAGGAGTGGGTGCTCGAGGGGCGGAAGGCGTTCATCAGCAATGCCGGCATCGCCGACGTGTACACCGTCTTCGCCTCCACCGACCGGAGCAAGGGCGCCAAGGGGATCTCGGCGTTCGTGGTGCCGGCCGACGCGCGGGGGCTGGTCTTTGCCGGCGCGCAGGTGATGAGCGCGCCGCACCCGCTCGGTGAACTCTCGTTCGAGCGCTGCCGTATTCCCGCCGGCAACATTCTCGGCGAACCGGGCCGCGGGCTGGGGCTCGGCCTCGCCACGCTGGACCGGCTCCGCGCCACCGTGGGCGCCGCCGCCTGCGGCATGGCGGCCCGGGCGCTCGACGAGGCGGTGGCGCACGTCAACGAGCGGAAGCAGTTCGGCAAGGCGCTCGCCGAGTTCCAGCTGACGCAGGACCGGATTGCGCAGATGGCCACCGAGCTCCACGCGGCGCGACTGCTGGTGTACCGCGCGGTGTGGGCCAAGGACCGGGGCGCGGAGCGCGTCACCCTTGAATCGGCGATGGCCAAGAGCTACGCCACCGAGGCGGCGCAGCGGATCGTGGACGGCGCGGTGCAGCTGCTGGGCGGGCGCGGTGTGCTGGCCTCGCACCCGGTGGACAAGCTGTACCGGGCGGTGCGCTCGCTGCGTATTTACGAGGGAACCACCGAGATCCAGCGGCTGCTGATCGCGCGGGAAGTGCTGGGCGCCTCGTGA